From one Candidatus Chromulinivorax destructor genomic stretch:
- a CDS encoding triose-phosphate isomerase family protein, with amino-acid sequence MNHIPKKYYIANWKTYQSISTIKRFIQASNQEADWHETIINSYIGIAASYEHLYYLHKKISKLAMHLGSQDCSAFLPGAYTGQVSIESLQDMNISFCLVGHSEVRAELGQSDMLISSKFKMLLAANISPIMCIGETLAQKNDGMALQVLYDQLEHILNFLQSYTGSTKIFIAYEPRYCIGTGIVPSSDDLQKVFCFLKSLVQQLPIAKNVMFLYGGSVSSKTVQQLHDIKEISGFLIGKASIDFQELKKIVQSDGRMV; translated from the coding sequence ATGAATCACATTCCAAAAAAATATTATATTGCAAATTGGAAGACGTATCAGTCAATTTCAACAATTAAAAGATTTATACAAGCATCTAATCAAGAAGCAGACTGGCATGAAACTATAATTAATTCTTACATTGGAATTGCAGCATCCTATGAACACCTTTATTATTTGCATAAAAAAATTTCAAAGCTTGCCATGCACCTTGGTTCTCAAGACTGTTCAGCTTTTTTGCCTGGCGCTTATACAGGACAAGTTTCAATAGAATCATTGCAAGATATGAATATATCATTTTGCTTAGTTGGTCACAGTGAGGTTCGAGCAGAGCTTGGTCAAAGTGATATGCTGATAAGCTCCAAGTTTAAAATGTTACTTGCAGCAAACATATCTCCTATTATGTGTATTGGAGAAACGCTTGCGCAAAAAAATGATGGTATGGCTTTGCAGGTTTTATATGATCAACTTGAACATATTTTAAATTTTTTACAATCGTATACTGGTTCTACTAAAATTTTTATAGCATATGAACCACGGTACTGCATTGGTACTGGTATTGTTCCCTCATCAGATGATTTACAAAAGGTTTTTTGTTTTTTAAAGAGTTTGGTGCAACAACTTCCTATTGCTAAAAACGTGATGTTTTTATATGGTGGGAGTGTTTCAAGCAAAACAGTGCAGCAGTTGCATGATATTAAAGAAATTTCAGGTTTTTTGATTGGAAAAGCGAGTATTGATTTTCAAGAGTTAAAAAAAATAGTACAATCAGACGGTAGAATGGTATAA
- the secG gene encoding preprotein translocase subunit SecG, whose product MIIFSLLTFLYGLMCCVIVLLVLIQRGKGSMGLGNMGGNNQMLFGSSGGQDVFQTATWILCALLLGGSLVLSTLKSRYGKPLSKITYTRNIPADNNQNEDSQEQAV is encoded by the coding sequence ATGATTATTTTTTCTTTATTAACTTTTTTGTATGGCCTTATGTGTTGCGTTATTGTACTTCTTGTACTTATTCAACGTGGTAAAGGAAGCATGGGTCTTGGTAACATGGGTGGAAATAACCAAATGCTTTTTGGTAGTTCTGGTGGACAAGATGTTTTTCAAACAGCAACATGGATTTTATGCGCATTGCTTCTTGGTGGGTCATTAGTTTTATCTACATTAAAAAGTCGATATGGTAAACCACTTTCAAAAATAACATACACAAGAAATATTCCTGCAGACAACAATCAGAACGAAGATTCGCAAGAGCAAGCTGTTTAA
- a CDS encoding MlaE family ABC transporter permease yields MALELFGFIGKNVLQACHGFGQYALFVTQAGKTACTMKLKVSKLFVQMERIGIQSLPISILTGFFAGAVLALQTYSGFRQFGSEAMIGPVVAMTITRELGPVLTGLMVAGRCSSGIAAEIGTMRITEQLDALETLCINNFQYLIVPRILAATIVLPFLAIFSMAFGILGGYLVCVYVFYLNPIGYIDGVKEFLTITDISGGLIKAAAFGFILSSVGALKGYYTWGGAKGVGIATTQSVVAASIAILISNYFLAILLFETL; encoded by the coding sequence ATGGCACTTGAATTATTTGGGTTTATTGGAAAAAATGTTTTACAAGCTTGTCATGGATTTGGGCAGTATGCTCTGTTTGTTACTCAAGCTGGAAAAACAGCATGCACCATGAAACTTAAAGTCAGTAAACTATTTGTGCAAATGGAAAGGATTGGAATCCAGTCCCTTCCTATTAGCATTCTTACCGGTTTTTTTGCAGGAGCTGTTCTTGCTTTGCAGACGTACTCAGGATTCCGTCAATTTGGTTCAGAAGCAATGATTGGGCCAGTAGTTGCCATGACTATCACCCGAGAGCTAGGGCCAGTCTTAACTGGTCTTATGGTTGCAGGGCGATGTAGTTCTGGAATAGCTGCTGAAATTGGTACCATGCGAATAACTGAACAGCTTGATGCGCTTGAAACATTATGTATTAATAATTTTCAATATCTTATTGTTCCAAGAATTTTGGCTGCAACTATTGTTTTACCATTCCTCGCTATATTTTCTATGGCATTTGGTATTCTTGGTGGTTATTTAGTATGTGTGTATGTTTTTTATTTAAATCCAATTGGATACATTGATGGAGTTAAAGAATTTTTAACTATTACTGATATCTCAGGCGGCTTAATCAAAGCTGCTGCATTTGGATTTATACTTTCTTCTGTAGGCGCTCTTAAAGGGTATTATACCTGGGGCGGAGCTAAAGGCGTTGGTATTGCAACGACCCAAAGTGTTGTTGCTGCATCTATTGCTATTTTAATATCAAATTATTTTCTCGCTATTTTACTTTTTGAGACGTTGTAA